A window of the Gossypium arboreum isolate Shixiya-1 chromosome 2, ASM2569848v2, whole genome shotgun sequence genome harbors these coding sequences:
- the LOC108466321 gene encoding probable serine/threonine-protein kinase PBL10 encodes MGACWSNQIKSICSSTTVNSSSEARNDKNLSGSSSKVSSACTIPHQPSRSEGEILQSSNLKSFTFIELRASTRNFRADSVLGEGGFGSVYKGWVDEHSLTATKPGSGTLIAVKRLNQDGVQGHKEWLAEINYLGQLYHPNLVKLIGYCLEEEHRLLVYEFMPRGSMENHLFRKTGGSHFQPLSWGVRMKVALDAAKGLAFLHNAETQVIYRDFKTSNILLDSDYNAKLSDFGLARDGPTGDRSHVSTRVMGTHGYAAPEYLATGHLTAKSDIYSFGVVLLEIICGRRAIDKNKPSGEHNLVEWAKPYLTNKRRIFRVLDTRLQGQYSLNRVQKAANLALHCLAKEPKSRPSMDEVVKRLEQLQEPGGTPGNAM; translated from the exons ATGGGAGCTTGTTGGAGCAATCAAATAAAGTCTATCTGTTCTTCAACCACAG TTAATTCAAGTAGTGAGGCcagaaatgataaaaatttgagtGGTTCAAGCAGTAAGGTTTCTTCAGCTTGTACGATACCACATCAACCTTCAAGGAGTGAAGGTGAAATTTTGCAATCTTCAAATTTAAAGAGTTTCACTTTCATTGAGCTTAGGGCATCTACCAGAAATTTCAGAGCAGATAGTGTATTAGGAGAAGGTGGATTTGGTTCTGTTTACAAAGGATGGGTTGATGAACATTCACTTACAGCTACCAAGCCTGGTTCTGGTACTCTTATTGCTGTTAAGAGGCTCAATCAAGATGGCGTCCAAGGTCACAAGGAATGGCTG GCTGAAATCAACTATCTTGGACAATTATATCACCCTAACCTTGTGAAATTGATTGGTTACTGTTTAGAAGAGGAGCATCGGCTTCTCGTTTACGAGTTCATGCCACGGGGTAGCATGGAAAATCATTTATTCAGAA AAACAGGAGGATCACACTTTCAGCCGCTTTCTTGGGGTGTACGGATGAAGGTCGCACTCGATGCTGCCAAAGGATTAGCCTTTCTTCACAATGCCGAAACACAAGTCATATACCGCGATTTCAAAACGTCAAATATCTTGCTTGATTCG GATTACAATGCAAAACTCTCGGATTTCGGGTTAGCTAGGGATGGACCAACTGGTGATAGGAGCCATGTTTCTACTAGGGTCATGGGAACCCACGGTTATGCCGCCCCTGAGTATCTAGCCACAG GTCATTTGACTGCCAAGAGCGACATATACAGCTTTGGAGTTGTTCTTCTAGAAATAATATGTGGCCGACGAGCTATCGACAAGAACAAGCCGTCTGGTGAACACAATCTAGTAGAATGGGCAAAACCTTACCTGACCAACAAACGTAGAATATTCCGCGTGCTCGATACCCGTCTCCAGGGCCAATATTCATTGAACAGAGTCCAAAAGGCGGCTAACCTTGCACTTCATTGCTTAGCCAAAGAACCCAAATCAAGGCCAAGCATGGATGAGGTCGTAAAAAGGCTCGAGCAGCTTCAGGAGCCAGGAGGTACACCAGGAAACGCCATGTAA